In the Mycolicibacterium thermoresistibile genome, one interval contains:
- the tsf gene encoding translation elongation factor Ts: MANYTAADVKRLRELTGAGMLDSKNALVEAEGDFDKAVELLRIKGAKDVGKRAGRATAEGLVAAKDGALIELNSETDFVAKNEEFQQLADAVVAAAAAAKATDVDTLKAAKVGDKTVEEAIAELAAKIGEKLELRRVAYFDGTVSTYLHKRAADLPPAVGVMVEYTAEDAAKGAEAAHAVALQIAAMKAQYLTRDDVPEDVVANERRIAEETAKAEGKPEQALPKIVEGRLNGFFKDVVLLDQPTVSDNKKTVKALLDEAGVTVTRFVRFEVGQA, encoded by the coding sequence ATGGCGAACTACACCGCTGCCGACGTCAAACGACTTCGGGAGCTGACCGGCGCCGGCATGTTGGACTCGAAGAACGCGCTGGTGGAGGCCGAGGGCGACTTCGACAAGGCGGTCGAACTGCTGCGCATCAAGGGCGCCAAGGACGTCGGCAAACGGGCCGGCCGGGCCACCGCCGAGGGCCTCGTCGCCGCCAAGGACGGCGCGTTGATCGAGCTGAACTCCGAAACCGACTTCGTCGCGAAGAACGAAGAGTTCCAGCAGCTCGCCGACGCCGTCGTCGCGGCCGCCGCGGCCGCCAAGGCCACCGACGTCGACACGCTGAAGGCCGCCAAGGTCGGCGACAAGACGGTCGAGGAGGCCATCGCCGAGCTGGCCGCCAAGATCGGTGAGAAGCTCGAGCTGCGCCGCGTCGCCTACTTCGACGGCACCGTGTCCACCTACCTGCACAAACGGGCCGCGGACCTGCCGCCCGCGGTGGGTGTGATGGTCGAGTACACCGCCGAGGACGCGGCCAAGGGCGCAGAGGCCGCGCACGCGGTCGCGCTGCAGATCGCCGCGATGAAGGCCCAGTACCTGACCCGTGACGACGTTCCGGAGGACGTGGTCGCCAACGAGCGCCGCATCGCCGAGGAGACCGCCAAGGCCGAGGGCAAGCCCGAGCAGGCGCTGCCCAAGATCGTCGAGGGCCGGCTCAACGGCTTCTTCAAGGATGTCGTGCTGCTGGATCAGCCGACGGTCTCGGACAACAAGAAGACCGTCAAGGCGCTGCTCGACGAGGCCGGTGTCACCGTCACCCGGTTCGTCCGGTTCGAGGTGGGGCAGGCCTGA
- a CDS encoding amidase yields MQRIHAFGDDALSDLDAVGLAAELRARRVSVPELIRAAIARTEAVNPALNGLAYEAFDRALARAEAGPVPGFFGGIPTYVKDNAAVAGMPTMEGTDAWDPRPQPAHGDFARLYLGTGVIPLGKTQMSEFGFSASAEHPRLGPVRNPWHPEHTAGASSSGSGAFVAAGVVPIAHANDGGGSIRIPAACNGLVGLKPSRGRLPLDRHMRQMPLRIVANGVLTRSVRDTAAFYREAELLTGRTRLPPIGDITRPGAERLRIAVCTRSINRDASPEVRELTLKTAALLEELGHHVTPIDNPVPRQFQDDFLLYWAFLAMAVVRSGRRTFGPGFDRDRLDNLTLGLDSHAARNLHRLPAAMVRLSRLRRVTARLTRDFDVVLTPTLADVPPRIGHLDPTADYQQIIDRLVDWVAFTPLHNVTGEPAVSLPLAQSRDGLPVGMMFAAALGEEARLLRLAYELEEARPWPRIDQRS; encoded by the coding sequence ATGCAACGCATCCACGCCTTCGGTGACGACGCGCTCTCAGATCTGGACGCGGTGGGTCTCGCAGCGGAGCTGCGGGCCCGCCGCGTTTCCGTTCCCGAACTGATCCGCGCCGCCATCGCGCGCACCGAGGCCGTCAACCCGGCCCTCAACGGTCTGGCATATGAGGCGTTCGACCGGGCGCTGGCCCGCGCCGAAGCCGGGCCGGTCCCCGGCTTCTTCGGCGGGATCCCCACCTACGTCAAGGACAACGCCGCCGTCGCCGGCATGCCGACGATGGAGGGCACCGACGCCTGGGATCCGCGGCCCCAGCCCGCGCACGGCGATTTCGCGAGGCTCTACCTGGGCACCGGCGTGATCCCGCTCGGCAAGACCCAGATGTCGGAGTTCGGGTTCAGCGCGTCCGCGGAGCACCCACGGCTGGGTCCGGTGCGCAATCCATGGCACCCCGAACACACCGCCGGCGCGTCGTCCTCGGGATCCGGCGCCTTCGTCGCCGCCGGGGTGGTGCCGATCGCCCACGCCAACGACGGGGGCGGCTCGATCCGCATCCCGGCGGCGTGCAACGGGCTGGTCGGCCTGAAACCCTCCCGGGGCCGGCTGCCGCTGGACCGCCACATGCGGCAGATGCCGCTGCGAATCGTGGCCAACGGGGTGCTCACCCGGTCGGTGCGCGACACCGCCGCGTTCTACCGGGAAGCCGAACTGCTCACCGGACGCACCAGGCTGCCGCCGATCGGCGACATCACCCGCCCGGGCGCCGAGCGGCTGCGCATCGCGGTGTGCACCCGGTCGATCAACCGCGACGCCAGCCCCGAGGTGCGGGAACTGACCCTCAAGACCGCGGCGCTGCTCGAGGAACTCGGCCATCACGTCACCCCGATCGACAATCCGGTGCCGCGGCAGTTCCAGGACGACTTCCTGCTGTACTGGGCGTTCCTGGCGATGGCGGTGGTGCGCAGCGGACGGCGGACCTTCGGGCCCGGCTTCGACCGGGACCGGCTCGACAACCTCACCCTGGGCCTCGACAGCCATGCCGCCCGTAACCTGCACCGGTTGCCGGCGGCGATGGTCCGGCTGAGCCGGCTGCGGCGGGTGACCGCCCGGCTCACCCGGGACTTCGACGTGGTGCTGACGCCGACGCTGGCCGACGTGCCGCCCCGCATCGGCCACCTCGATCCCACCGCGGACTACCAGCAGATCATCGACCGGCTCGTCGACTGGGTGGCGTTCACCCCGCTGCACAACGTGACCGGCGAGCCGGCGGTGTCGCTGCCGCTGGCCCAGTCCCGTGACGGGCTGCCGGTCGGCATGATGTTCGCCGCCGCGCTGGGGGAGGAGGCCCGGCTGCTGCGGCTGGCCTACGAGCTCGAGGAGGCCCGGCCCTGGCCGCGCATCGACCAGCGGTCATAG
- the rpsB gene encoding 30S ribosomal protein S2 — protein sequence MAVVTMKQLLDAGAHFGHQTRRWNPKMKRFIFTDRNGIYIIDLQQTLSYIDKAYEFVKETVAHGGTILFVGTKKQAQEAIAEEATRVGMPYVNQRWLGGMLTNFSTVHKRLQRLKELEAMEQTGGFEGRTKKEILMLTREKNKLERSLGGIRDMQKVPSAIWVVDTNKEHIAVGEARKLGIPVIAILDTNCDPDLVDYPIPGNDDAIRSAALLTKVIASAVAEGLQARAGAGREGDKPAETAEPLPEWEQELLAGATATAAGNPEGEKPAESTTPQNS from the coding sequence ATGGCTGTTGTAACCATGAAACAGCTGCTGGACGCGGGCGCCCACTTCGGGCACCAGACCCGGCGCTGGAACCCCAAGATGAAGCGGTTCATCTTCACCGACCGCAACGGCATCTACATCATCGATCTGCAGCAGACGCTGTCCTACATCGACAAGGCGTACGAGTTCGTCAAGGAGACCGTCGCCCACGGCGGCACCATCCTGTTCGTCGGCACCAAGAAGCAGGCGCAGGAGGCCATCGCCGAAGAAGCCACCCGCGTCGGCATGCCGTATGTGAACCAGCGCTGGCTCGGCGGCATGCTGACCAACTTCTCCACCGTCCACAAGCGGCTGCAGCGCCTCAAGGAACTCGAGGCGATGGAGCAGACCGGCGGTTTCGAGGGTCGCACCAAGAAGGAAATCCTGATGCTGACCCGGGAGAAGAACAAGCTGGAGCGGTCCCTGGGCGGTATCCGGGACATGCAGAAGGTGCCGTCGGCCATCTGGGTGGTCGACACCAACAAGGAGCACATCGCCGTCGGTGAGGCCCGCAAGCTGGGCATCCCGGTGATCGCGATCCTCGACACCAACTGCGACCCCGACCTGGTCGACTACCCGATTCCGGGCAACGACGACGCGATCCGCTCCGCCGCGCTGCTCACCAAGGTGATCGCCTCGGCCGTGGCCGAGGGGCTGCAGGCCCGCGCCGGTGCCGGCCGGGAAGGCGACAAGCCGGCCGAGACGGCCGAACCGCTGCCCGAGTGGGAACAGGAGCTGCTGGCCGGTGCCACGGCCACCGCGGCCGGCAATCCGGAAGGCGAGAAGCCCGCCGAATCGACCACCCCGCAGAATTCCTAG